The proteins below come from a single Cetobacterium somerae ATCC BAA-474 genomic window:
- a CDS encoding glycosyltransferase family 4 protein, with product MKKLKIFFTANVLWDIYIFRYGVIKALIDDGHEVVAVAPKDSRIDFPKDLGIRHIPIELSLRGVNPVKDFQLFLQLKNIYIEEKPDIIFHYTIKPNIYGTLAAKCAKIPSIAVLTGLGYSFVEGGIVSKIAKTLYRISLNYSKEVWVLNQDDRKRLIDENIVNEKKIFILPGEGVNTEKFKPISRKSNKELIFLMVARAFYDKGVREYVEAARIIKEKKYEVKFLFLGALGGDAANGVNEAKMNEYEKAGILEYLGHRKDVENVINASDCVVLPSYREGISKVLMEAASMEKPIIATNVTGCKEIIEDKKNGYLVNVKDSIDLSEKIERFINLSNEERDEMGKNGRKKILNEFDEKIIIEIYRRKLWNLHL from the coding sequence ATGAAAAAGTTAAAAATATTTTTTACTGCAAATGTACTTTGGGATATATATATATTCAGATATGGAGTTATAAAAGCATTGATAGATGATGGGCACGAGGTAGTAGCTGTAGCTCCAAAAGACTCTAGAATAGATTTTCCAAAAGACCTTGGAATTAGACACATTCCTATAGAGTTAAGTTTAAGAGGAGTAAATCCTGTAAAGGATTTTCAATTGTTTCTTCAATTAAAAAATATTTATATTGAAGAGAAGCCTGATATTATTTTTCACTACACAATTAAACCAAATATTTATGGAACTTTAGCAGCTAAATGTGCAAAAATTCCAAGTATAGCAGTTTTAACAGGATTGGGTTACTCCTTTGTTGAAGGAGGAATTGTGTCTAAAATAGCTAAAACTTTATATAGGATTTCTTTAAATTACTCCAAAGAGGTTTGGGTTTTAAATCAAGATGATAGAAAACGTTTAATAGATGAAAATATTGTGAATGAGAAAAAAATATTCATTCTTCCCGGAGAAGGAGTTAATACAGAGAAATTTAAACCAATTTCAAGAAAGTCGAATAAAGAGTTGATTTTTTTAATGGTAGCCAGAGCTTTTTACGATAAAGGTGTTAGAGAATACGTTGAAGCTGCTAGAATAATTAAAGAAAAGAAATATGAAGTTAAATTTTTATTTTTAGGAGCTTTAGGTGGAGATGCAGCAAACGGTGTAAACGAGGCTAAAATGAATGAGTATGAAAAAGCAGGGATATTAGAGTACTTAGGACATCGTAAGGATGTAGAAAACGTTATAAACGCATCTGATTGTGTAGTTTTACCATCTTATAGAGAGGGTATCTCTAAAGTTTTAATGGAAGCTGCAAGTATGGAAAAACCAATAATTGCAACAAATGTAACTGGATGCAAAGAGATTATTGAGGATAAAAAAAATGGTTATTTAGTTAATGTAAAAGATTCGATAGATTTATCAGAAAAAATTGAGAGATTTATTAATTTGTCAAATGAAGAAAGAGATGAAATGGGAAAAAATGGACGTAAAAAGATATTAAATGAATTTGATGAAAAAATAATAATAGAGATATATAGGAGAAAGTTATGGAACTTACATTTATAG